Proteins from a genomic interval of Methanolobus chelungpuianus:
- a CDS encoding cobalamin B12-binding domain-containing protein translates to MATKEQIIAKAKAAILDFDEDAAAEAAEESLAAGINPAEVIQDGYTAAMNEIGEQFEAGTLFLPHVIAASEAMNAGVAVLTPALEKLGGETKSKAKVVIGTIEGDIHSIGKDIVATMLKIEGYQIFDLGRDVPIKTFVEKAKQVGAQVVASSALMTTTMVNQIQIEEQLKEAGVRGSLKTMVGGAPVTLDWAKKIGADIYGENATDVVNKLNAIF, encoded by the coding sequence ATGGCAACAAAAGAACAGATTATCGCAAAAGCAAAAGCAGCAATTTTAGATTTTGACGAAGACGCTGCAGCAGAAGCAGCTGAGGAATCCCTGGCTGCCGGAATAAACCCTGCAGAGGTTATCCAGGATGGTTACACTGCGGCAATGAACGAGATAGGTGAACAGTTCGAGGCAGGCACACTCTTCCTTCCTCATGTCATCGCAGCATCCGAAGCAATGAACGCCGGAGTGGCAGTACTTACTCCTGCGCTCGAGAAACTTGGCGGAGAGACCAAGAGCAAAGCCAAGGTCGTAATAGGCACCATTGAAGGCGACATCCACTCCATCGGAAAGGATATCGTTGCAACCATGCTCAAGATCGAAGGTTACCAGATATTTGACCTTGGCAGGGATGTACCCATAAAGACCTTTGTAGAGAAGGCAAAGCAGGTCGGAGCCCAGGTAGTTGCTTCATCCGCACTGATGACAACAACCATGGTCAACCAGATCCAGATCGAAGAACAGCTCAAGGAAGCAGGCGTCCGTGGCTCACTGAAGACAATGGTCGGCGGCGCACCTGTTACCCTGGACTGGGCAAAGAAGATCGGTGCTGACATCTACGGCGAGAATGCAACAGACGTAGTAAACAAACTCAACGCAATATTCTGA
- a CDS encoding DMT family transporter translates to MDLQSLKKQEHQRRIRKGFMWALFCAILWGLWYIPGTVVWVLNPFDEMYGEIAATNGDAISLVITAVLITAFNALTVILALMVWNGALGKFGEMKRTLKEFKPCSKWFFMASIFGGPMAILGSFIAMGFVGGAFAAVAALAYPVVGSILASQWYGEKISKRAFMGIGFIILGGITIFGGGLLTELGTGNVAWIGYIGGLMAAVGWGIEGAIAGKGLDIAEPDVGLTLRFLGENIIWWIIAVPLLAIAGFPMIKYALLVFEPLTLLVLVFAGITFGFCYVTWYKSFPLIGVGRGQGIGNLYGLFAVVFIALFFGDIPSWTILVGGALCLIGSSVMFSEDTGQMESLRGE, encoded by the coding sequence ATGGATTTGCAATCATTAAAAAAGCAAGAACACCAGAGAAGGATCAGAAAGGGTTTTATGTGGGCTCTCTTCTGTGCCATTCTCTGGGGTCTTTGGTACATACCCGGTACCGTTGTCTGGGTACTTAATCCTTTTGATGAGATGTATGGTGAAATAGCCGCAACTAATGGTGATGCTATTTCGCTGGTAATAACTGCTGTTCTGATAACTGCTTTTAACGCACTTACAGTTATCCTGGCCCTTATGGTATGGAACGGAGCTCTGGGCAAGTTCGGAGAAATGAAGAGAACCCTCAAGGAATTCAAGCCATGCTCCAAGTGGTTCTTCATGGCTTCTATTTTCGGTGGCCCTATGGCTATTCTGGGTTCCTTCATTGCCATGGGTTTTGTCGGAGGTGCTTTTGCGGCTGTTGCAGCACTGGCGTATCCTGTTGTTGGTTCTATCCTTGCGTCACAATGGTATGGCGAAAAGATATCCAAACGCGCCTTTATGGGCATAGGGTTCATCATCCTCGGAGGTATAACAATCTTTGGTGGTGGCCTGCTAACTGAGCTTGGAACAGGCAACGTTGCGTGGATAGGTTATATTGGTGGCCTGATGGCTGCTGTCGGCTGGGGCATTGAGGGTGCAATCGCAGGCAAAGGGCTTGATATTGCAGAGCCGGACGTTGGACTTACTCTCAGGTTCCTTGGCGAAAACATTATATGGTGGATCATTGCGGTCCCACTCCTTGCGATCGCCGGTTTCCCAATGATAAAGTACGCACTGCTAGTATTTGAGCCGCTCACACTGCTTGTGCTGGTCTTTGCAGGAATTACCTTCGGTTTCTGTTATGTGACGTGGTACAAGTCTTTCCCTCTTATTGGCGTGGGCAGGGGACAGGGCATAGGTAACCTCTACGGTCTTTTCGCAGTGGTGTTCATTGCTCTCTTCTTCGGGGACATTCCTTCATGGACGATCCTTGTAGGAGGCGCTCTCTGTCTCATCGGAAGCTCGGTCATGTTCTCTGAGGACACCGGTCAGATGGAATCATTGAGAGGTGAGTAA